A window of Calliopsis andreniformis isolate RMS-2024a chromosome 3, iyCalAndr_principal, whole genome shotgun sequence contains these coding sequences:
- the LOC143188599 gene encoding lysosomal acid glucosylceramidase-like → MWKELLLITFFFAAKGEAKGCITRHFGVDGIVCVCNATYCDSSPPTDPRVLDDGDLSWYTTTKAGLRMSMTYAKFGSNPRNADTTLIIDSTKKYQTIFGFGGAFTDSAGINIRKLSPATQNQLIRAYYDPKAGSRYMLGRVPIGGTDFSTRPYTYDDVDGEDVQLKKFSLQHEDYAYKIPFMQKALKLNPETKFFGAAWSAPPWMKTNDKINGFGFLKKEYYQVYANYLLKFLDEYKKYGLDIWAFSTGNEPTNAYIPFDPLNTMGWTPESVAHWVGDFMGPTLASSKHNKTLIMAHDDQRLELPWAVTKMLSNKKARKYTAGTAVHWYTDQFVPPNVLDQTHKALPDKFILMTEACIGSSILENPKVKLGSWDRGQKYILSIIQYMNHWGIGWVDWNLALDKQGGPNWINNFVDSPVIVNPETDEFFKQPMYYALQHFSKFVDRGSVRVSITDNYNVKSAAFLTPANETVVVLYNRSNRAKNVKLKDLKRGSTSLEIPPLSMNTILYKV, encoded by the exons ATGTGGAAGGAACTCCTACTAATAACTTTTTTCTTCGCTGCTAAGG GTGAGGCGAAGGGATGTATAACTCGACATTTTGGTGTCGATGGTATCGTATGCGTCTGCAATGCGACGTATTGCGATTCCTCACCGCCTACTGACCCACGCGTCCTGGACGATGGCGATTTGTCCTGGTATACCACAACAAAAGCCGGACTCAGGATGAGCATGACATATGCAAAATTTGGTTCCAATCCAAGAAATGCTGATACGACTTTGATAATAGACAGTACGAAGAAATATCAAACAATTTTTGGTTTTGGAGGTGCCTTCACCGATTCTGCTGGCATAAACATAAGGAAGCTTAGTCCGGCCACCCAAAACCAACTAATTCG GGCATACTACGATCCGAAAGCAGGAAGTAGATACATGttaggtcgtgtaccaattggtGGTACCGACTTTTCAACGAGACCTTATACCTACGATGACGTTGACGGTGAAGATGTTCAGTTAAAGAAGTTCTCGCTTCAACATGAAGATTATGCGTATAAAATACCATTCATGCAAAAAGCTTTAAAACTGAATCCTGAAACGAAATTCTTCGGTGCCGCATGGTCAGCACCACCATGGATGAAAACTAACGATAAAATTAACGGATTTG GTttcttgaagaaggagtattatcAAGTTTACGCCAATTATCTATTAAAATTCCTCGATGAATATAAAAAATACGGTCTCGATATATGGGCATTTTCGACCGGCAACGAACCAACGAATGCCTACATACCTTTTGATCCCCTTAACACCATGGGATGGACTCCTGAATCCGTAGCGCATTGGGTTGGTGATTTTATGGGACCTACTTTAGCCTCATCGAAGCACAATAAGACATTGATTATGGCTCACGATGATCAAAGACTCGAATTACCCTGGGCCGTCACAAAAATGCTTTCTAACAAAAAAGCAAGGAAATATACAGCCGGCACAGCTGTACATTGGTACACCGATCAATTTGTTCCCCCGAATGTTTTAGACCAAACTCATAAGGCACTCCCAGATAAATTCATTCTCATGACGGAAGCATGCATAG gaAGCAGTATATTGGAGAATCCAAAAGTCAAGCTAGGATCATGGGACCGAGGacagaaatatattttaagtaTAATACAG TACATGAATCATTGGGGAATTGGATGGGTAGATTGGAATCTTGCTCTGGACAAACAAGGTGGACCGAACTGGATAAACAATTTTGTTGATTCTCCTGTTATCGTAAATCCAGAAACTGATGAATTTTTCAAGCAACCTATGTATTATGCTCTTCAACACTTTAGTAAATTCGTAGACAGAGGTTCCGTCAGGGTTTCTATCACTGACAATTACAATGTTAAATCTGCAGCCTTCCTAACACCTGCAAACGAAACCGTCGTGGTACTGTACAACAG GTCtaacagagcaaaaaatgttaAATTGAAGGATTTAAAGAGAGGTTCAACTTCTCTGGAAATACCTCCACTTTCCATGAACACCATTCTATATAAAGTATGA
- the LOC143188600 gene encoding lysosomal acid glucosylceramidase-like, whose amino-acid sequence MLKILVLLIYFFAKGNANECIPRSFGLNRIVCVCNATYCDGLPNEEPNVPQDGSSFWYVSNRAGLRLKRTTVTFKTCQNSLLDVQLSLDPSKTYQRILGFGGAFTDSTGINIKKLSEGAQKQIIRTYYHPKTGSRYTIGRIPIGGTDFSTRPYTYDDVNGDVHLKNFSLQYEDYNYKIPFAKEALQLNSEVKFFSSSWSAPPWMKTNDRINGFGFLRREFYQTYANYLLRFLREYKKNGLNMWAITTGNEPFDTYIPFDTLNTMGWTPYTMAQWVGNNLGPTLAKFNNSTAILALDDQRFNLPWYMDGVYSDKKAQTYIIGTAVHWYGDPITSADVLDETHYNNPDKIILMTEACTGYLPLDTKVVLGSWDRGEQYMRSILEYLNHWAVGWVDWNLALDKQGGPNWINNFVDSPIIVNPETDEFFKQPMYYALKHFSRFIDRDSIRISITATDSSLQYTAVVTPSKEVVVILYNGADVSRSVSIRDPQKGCLHLELSPYSMNTLKYRQ is encoded by the exons ATGTTGAAAATACTTGTACTTCTAATATACTTTTTTGCTAAAG GTAACGCGAATGAGTGTATACCTCGTAGTTTCGGTCTTAATCGAATAGTATGCGTTTGCAACGCAACATATTGCGATGGTCTACCAAACGAGGAGCCAAACGTTCCGCAAGATGGAAGTTCGTTCTGGTACGTGTCGAACAGGGCTGGTCTTAGACTGAAGAGGACGACGGTGACATTCAAGACTTGCCAGAATTCTCTTTTAGATGTTCAGCTCTCTCTAGATCCTTCAAAGACGTATCAAAGAATTCTTGGTTTCGGAGGCGCTTTTACTGATTCTACtggaataaatataaaaaagctGAGCGAGGGTGCTCAAAAACAAATTATTCG GACTTATTATCATCCGAAAACGGGAAGTAGATACACCATAGGTCGCATACCAATTGGTGGTACCGATTTCTCAACGAGGCCATACACCTACGATGATGTTAATGGTGATGTTCACTTAAAGAACTTCTCACTTCAATATGAAGATTACAACTATAAAATACCATTCGCGAAGGAGGCTCTTCAATTAAACTCTGAAGTGaaattcttttcttcttcttggTCAGCACCTCCATGGATGAAAACTAACGACAGAATCAATGGATTCG GTTTCTTAAGGAGGGAATTCTATCAAACATATGCCAATTATCTGCTGAGGTTCTTACGAGAATATAAAAAGAACGGTCTTAACATGTGGGCAATTACAACTGGCAATGAGCCATTCGATACCTATATACCCTTTGACACTCTTAATACTATGGGATGGACTCCTTACACGATGGCTCAATGGGTCGGTAACAACCTGGGTCCAACTCTAGCCAAGTTTAACAACAGTACCGCGATTCTTGCCCTCGATGACCAAAGATTCAATTTACCTTGGTACATGGATGGAGTGTATAGTGATAAAAAAGCACAAACATATATAATAGGGACAGCTGTACACTGGTACGGTGATCCAATTACATCTGCAGATGTGTTAGATGAAACGCACTACAATAATCCAGATaaaattattcttatgactgaggCATGCACAG GATACCTTCCTCTGGACACAAAGGTTGTGCTAGGATCATGGGATAGGGGAGAACAGTACATGAGAAGCATACTCGAG TACCTGAATCATTGGGCAGTTGGATGGGTGGATTGGAACCTTGCTCTAGATAAACAAGGCGGACCAAACTGGATAAACAATTTTGTCGATTCTCCTATTATCGTAAATCCAGAAACTGATGAATTTTTCAAGCAACCTATGTACTACGCCCTGAAACATTTCAGCAGGTTCATTGACAGGGATTCTATCAGGATATCTATAACTGCTACTGACAGTTCTCTCCAATATACGGCTGTTGTAACACCTTCAAAAGAAGTCGTTGTTATACTATATAACGG GGCTGATGTCTCGAGGAGTGTATCTATAAGGGATCCACAAAAAGGTTGTCTTCATTTGGAATTATCACCGTACTCTATGAACACATTGAAATACAGACAGTGA
- the LOC143176950 gene encoding lysosomal acid glucosylceramidase-like gives MEQLVNLNIFLSRLIESSKMWTTVLIISLSLIVTGNARDCAPYKIDNVVLACVCNATYCDSTPPYNKEALDQGISYWYVTNKQGLRMKMSQLKFQDENSCENSLPNTVLTIDSTKRYQKILGFGGAITDSVGMLLEKLSLKTQDQLLRSYYDPISGSRYSLTRIPIGASDFSPKSYTYDDVENDVKLKHFSLAEEDYKYKIPNLKKALEINPELKFFAAAWSAPGWMKTNGQFVGFGYLKRQYYQVYANYIVKFLDEYKKNGINIWAVSTGNEPKITFQVDSTTASSIITMGWTPRTMAKWVGRYLGPTLHASGNNDTQVLALDDFIFDLPSFVTPILSDKRSRKYTTGTAVHWYFDNKSSINVMDETHEKFPEKILLMTEASISPPVWQSQDIISTAWNHGERYIISLIKYLNHWSVGWVDWNLVLDKEGGPTNGPIKLDAAIIANTDEDEFYKLPMYYAIKHLSKFVDRDSIRISITDTDTIKTAGFITPSKEIVLILYNSADSSQRVTLKDIQKNDRLCFELSPYSMNTIIYKY, from the exons ATGGAACAACTGGTTAACTTGAATATATTTCTGTCCAGACTTATCGAGTCCTCCAAGATGTGGACGACAGTACTGataatctctctctctctcatcgTGACAG GTAATGCAAGAGACTGTGCACCTTATAAGATTGATAACGTTGTGCTAGCATGCGTTTGCAATGCAACGTACTGCGACAGTACACCGCCTTACAATAAGGAAGCCCTAGACCAGGGTATTTCTTATTGGTATGTAACAAATAAGCAGGGGCTGAGAATGAAAATGTCACAGCTGAAATTTCAAGATGAGAATTCTTGTGAGAATTCTTTACCCAATACGGTATTAACGATAGACAGTACGAAAAGATATCAAAAGATACTTGGTTTCGGTGGAGCTATCACAGATTCTGTAGGTATGCTTCTCGAGAAGCTAAGTCTGAAGACTCAAGATCAGCTGCTTCG ATCATATTACGATCCGATATCAGGAAGCAGATACAGTTTAACTCGCATACCAATTGGTGCCTCCGACTTTTCACCAAAATCATATACCTACGACGATGTTGAGAACGACGTTAAGTTAAAGCATTTTTCACTTGCGGAAGAGGATTACAAGTACAAGATACCGAACTTGAAGAAAGCACTAGAAATAAATCCTGAACTAAAATTCTTTGCTGCTGCTTGGTCAGCACCTGGCTGGATGAAAACTAATGGTCAATTCGTTGGATTTG GGTATTTGAAGAGACAGTACTATCAAGTCTATGCCAATTACATAGTAAAATTTCTAGatgaatacaaaaaaaatggtaTTAACATATGGGCTGTTTCAACTGGCAATGAACCAAAGATTACATTCCAAGTGGATTCTACTACTGCTTCTAGTATTATTACTATGGGATGGACCCCAAGAACTATGGCTAAGTGGGTCGGTCGTTACTTGGGTCCAACTCTGCACGCATCAGGCAATAACGATACACAAGTTTTAGCTTTAGATGATTTCATATTCGACTTGCCCTCGTTCGTTACACCAATACTCAGCGATAAACGTTCGAGGAAATACACTACAGGAACAGCTGTACATTGGTACTTTGATAATAAAAGCTCAATTAATGTAATGGATGAAACCCATGAAAAATTTCCAGAGAAAAtcttgttgatgactgaagcaTCCATAA GCCCTCCAGTGTGGCAAAGTCAAGATATAATATCAACCGCATGGAATCACGGCGAACGATACATCATCAGTCTAATAAAG TATTTAAATCATTGGAGTGTCGGTTGGGTAGACTGGAACTTAGTTCTGGACAAAGAAGGCGGACCAACCAACGGCCCAATCAAACTTGACGCGGCTATTATTGCAAATACAGATGAGGATGAATTTTACAAATTACCTATGTATTATGCTATCAAACACTTGAGCAAATTCGTAGATAGAGATTCCATCAGGATTTCTATCACTGATACCGATACTATCAAAACTGCAGGGTTTATAACGCCTTCGAAGGAAATTGTTCTCATATTGTACAATAG CGCCGATTCCTCGCAACGCGTTACTCTAAAGGATATTCAAAAGAACGATCGTCTCTGCTTCGAATTATCTCCCTACTCTATGAAtactataatatataaatactaa
- the LOC143177383 gene encoding lysosomal acid glucosylceramidase-like — protein sequence SELITGNANECVPYKIDNTVLACVCNATYCDSTPPYDVTALENGYSYWYMTNKDGLRLKMSKTKFSPHSKCHSGEIVNVDHTKKYQTILGFGGAFADSVGINLKKLSPATQDQLIRTYFDQKSGSKYSISRIPIAGTDFSTRIYTYDDVVGDNTLDHFALAKEDYEYKIPYIKKALELNPDIKFYASSWSPPYWMKTNGERNGYGFLKDEYKQTYANYLIKFLDGYKAHGINMWALTTGNEPLNSFVPDFPLTTMAWTPDLMADWVANYMGPTLANSTHNNTIILALDDNRIVLPWFVNPIFTDEKSSKYTGGTAVHWYQDAKQPPEVLDWTHEQFPDKIILMSEAAEKPQAWGSPNILQMSWDHAESYILSIIEYMNHWAVGWVDWCLALDEDGGPTWLNNNLDSAVMVNPPTDEFYKLPMFYAIKHVSRFVDRGSVRISVTDTDTVKATAFLTPAKETVVILYNRDNSAKHITLKDSKKGYPLCLELSPKSINTIIYKH from the exons TCTGAATTAATTACAGGTAACGCAAATGAGTGTGTACCTTATAAGATTGATAACACTGTACTTGCATGCGTTTGCAATGCAACATACTGCGATAGTACACCTCCCTACGACGTCACTGCTTTGGAAAATGGATATTCTTACTGGTACATGACAAATAAGGACGGATTAAGACTAAAAATGTCAAAAACGAAATTTTCACCACATTCGAAATGTCACTCTGGTGAAATTGTCAATGTAGACCACACAAAAAAGTATCAAACGATTCTTGGTTTTGGAGGTGCCTTCGCTGACTCTGTCGGTATAAATCTAAAGAAACTCAGCCCAGCTACTCAAGATCAACTGATTCG AACGTACTTTGATCAGAAATCGGGAAGTAAATATAGTATAAGTCGCATACCAATTGCTGGTACAGATTTTTCTACGAGGATCTACACCTACGATGATGTAGTTGGTGATAACACACTCGATCACTTTGCACTTGCAAAGGAAGACTACGAGTACAAAATACCATACATAAAGAAAGCCTTGGAGCTGAATCCTgacattaaattttatgcttcctcatGGTCCCCACCGTATTGGATGAAAACTAATGGTGAAcgcaatggctatg GTTTTTTGAAAGATGAATACAAACAAACATACGCCAACTACTTAATAAAGTTCCTGGACGGATATAAAGCGCATGGTATAAACATGTGGGCCCTTACAACTGGGAATGAACCATTGAACTCCTTCGTACCTGATTTTCCCCTTACCACTATGGCATGGACACCTGATCTCATGGCTGATTGGGTTGCAAATTATATGGGTCCAACTCTAGCCAATTCCACACACAATAATACGATAATCTTAGCGCTAGATGATAACAGGATTGTTCTACCCTGGTTTGTTAACCCAATATTTACTGACGAAAAGTCGAGCAAGTACACTGGTGGAACGGCTGTACATTGGTACCAAGACGCTAAACAGCCTCCAGAGGTCTTAGATTGGACGCATGAACAATTTCCGGATAAAATCATTCTCATGAGCGAAGCTGCTGAAA AACCTCAGGCATGGGGATCCCCAAATATATTGCAAATGTCATGGGACCACGCAGAAAGCTACATTTTAAGCATAATAGAG TATATGAATCATTGGGCTGTTGGTTGGGTAGACTGGTGTTTAGCTTTAGATGAAGACGGTGGACCAACCTGGTTAAATAATAATCTTGACTCAGCCGTTATGGTAAATCCGCCCACGGATGAATTTTATAAACTACCTATGTTTTATGCGATCAAGCACGTCAGTAGATTCGTTGATAGAGGTTCTGTCAGAATTTCTGTCACTGATACCGACACTGTCAAGGCTACAGCCTTTTTAACACCCGCCAAAGAAACTGTTGTAATACTATACAACAG GGACAATTCCGCGAAACACATAACTTTAAAGGATTCGAAGAAGGGGTACCCTCTTTGTTTAGAATTATCTCCAAAGTCTATAAATACTATAATTTACAAACACTAA
- the Mrps30 gene encoding mitochondrial ribosomal protein S30, translating to MFVRVQKPLNYFATTVKNVTRKYALPSVIKFDETRKVEYPPILDLSKEGRLRRNRETWSQKIKKLETVEEKLFGINMPRYYGWHSFSIKEGNIPYNSLSHAQYVTRTHVVNDHKLPEFYNNLSTFEEYDVLRYVRKSIEDLIAFEYQDRIREPELIDNKTNAVAYQINRIILTGLSSTYSHLMEAEIDFAPRVEAFWFVGGVKPAASIRKSKLQVSWMKNHANNPVNIPIQYIGSPILQLRNQLPLKEIIPLHESENSEFSVPEFKFYPRILGYQTSYRHGTSIPGFWPGDPAEFGLLSYHNTNHLSNRSKSFNDDVEAVTVQAIFASYGWLLSQACYQGFSIFNDITYPLVSQTVLTNGQWWTFCVYQLNTVLTHSQYADENPVRNMCWITEPMKLFDTVENGKVLGFNEDVLQNLIKFYTNVPEERIDLDMKPYLGESVKHIANIPEEERRTWLEQHFKHIMSCRPRFYKIPEVRLWQKIYLIDHKTRPMDKKRDPWQFGYNPMKRRMDDHLPIYVPRCLRKNPKKRQIDRWAKTYYPDA from the exons ATGTTTGTCCGTGTACAAAAGCCTTTGAATTATTTTGCGACAACTGTAAAAAATGTTACACGGAAGTATGCTCTTCCTTCTGTTATTAAATTTGATGAAACAAGAAAGGTGGAGTATCCACCTATACTAGATTTATCTAAAGAAGGTAGACTTAGAAGAAACAGAGAGACTTGGAGTCAAAAAATTAAGAAACTGGAAACTGTAGAGGAAAAGTTATTTGGAATTAATATGCCACGTTACTATGGTTGGCATTCCTTTTCTATAAAGGAAGGAAACATACCTTATAATTCACTGTCTCACGCTCAATACGTTACACGAACCCATGTTGTAAACGATCATAAATTACCTGAATTTTATAATAATCTATCCACATTTGAAGAATACGATGTTTTACGTTACGTTAGAAAGTCTATAGAAGATTTAATTGCTTTTGAGTATCAAGATAGAAT AAGGGAACCAGAACTGATCGATAATAAAACAAACGCAGTTGCATATCAAATTAACAGAATAATACTAACTGGTCTATCATCTACATATTCGCACTTAATGGAAGCAGAAATAGACTTTGCTCCAAGAGTAGAAGCATTTTGGTTTGTGGGTGGTGTAAAACCTGCAGCTTCTATAAGAAAATCCAAATTACAAGTTAGTTGGATGAAAAACCATGCAAATAATCCAGTTAATATACCTATTCAGTATATCGGTTCCCCTATTCTACAGTTACGGAATCAGTTACCCCTAAAAGAAATTATTCCTTTACATGAATCTGAGAATTCTGAATTTAGCGTGCCTGAATTCAAATTTTATCCAAGAATATTAGGATATCAAACTTCATATAGGCATGGTACTAGTATACCTGGCTTTTGGCCAGGTGACCCTGCCGAATTTGGTCTGTTATCTTACCATAATACTAATCATTTATCAAACAGATCAAAGAGCTTTAACGATGATGTAGAAGCAGTTACAGTACAAGctatttttgcatcttatggttggtTATTGTCACAAGCTTGCTATCAAG GTTTTTCTATATTTAATGATATAACATATCCATTAGTATCTCAAACTGTTTTAACGAATGGACAGTGGTGGACATTTTGTGTCTATCAACTAAATACTGTGTTAACACACTCGCAATATGCAGATGAAAATCCTGTGCGCAACATGTGTTGGATAACAGAACCAATGAAATTATTTGATACAGTAGAAAATGGGAAAGTTCTGGGCTTCAATGAAGATGTTCTACAAAATTTAATAAAGTTTTACACGAATGTACCCGAAGAAAGGATAGATTTAGACATGAAACCATACTTAGGGGAATCTGTGAAACATATTGCGAATATTCCAGAGGAAGAACGGAGAACATGGTTAGAACAGCATTTTAAACACATTATGTCTTGCAGACCCAGATTTTA CAAAATACCAGAAGTACGTCTTTGGCAGAAAATTTACTTGATTGATCATAAAACCCGGCCGATGGACAAGAAACGCGATCCATGGCAGTTTGGATATAATCCTATGAAGCGACGAATGGATGATCATTTACCGATTTATGTTCCAAGGTGTCTCAGAAAAAATCCAAAGAAGAGACAGATTGATCGTTGGGCAAAAACTTACtaccccgatgcataa